From the Streptomyces pluripotens genome, one window contains:
- the egtA gene encoding ergothioneine biosynthesis glutamate--cysteine ligase EgtA, with the protein MSDTQSGGGDRIEHHTAVTEAEVDALVRGICFKTGPPRTLGVELEWLVHELRQPQLPVTPERLEAAYTALRAVPLGSALTVEPGGQLELSSPPAASLMECMGTVSADLESVRAVLAEDGLGLVGIGHDPWHTPHRFLREPRYDAMETCLDRTGPAGRHMMCATASVQVCVDAGHDGSGVFGHRRRWWLAHQLGAVLVAAFANSPLAGREPTGWMSTRQLRWTQIGAGRAGAPPLGGDPRSAWARHVLDSPVMCVRRDHGPWVVPDGLTFRQWARSRSPRPPTRADLDYHLTTLFPPIRPRGHLELRMIDAQPGEDGWIVPLAVTAALFDDPEATEAAYRSVKPLAERTLDLPAPHNPLWTGAARRGLADPDVREAATACFAAALRALPRLGATREVTDAVAAYRDRYVVRGRCPADDLLDGVRSTNRSPSRPGPTTGGTPVARGRKDIRT; encoded by the coding sequence ATGTCCGATACACAGAGCGGTGGCGGTGACCGTATTGAGCACCATACGGCCGTCACCGAAGCGGAGGTCGACGCCCTGGTCAGGGGCATCTGCTTCAAGACCGGACCGCCGCGCACCCTCGGCGTCGAATTGGAATGGCTCGTCCATGAGCTGCGCCAACCGCAGCTCCCCGTCACACCCGAACGACTCGAAGCGGCCTACACCGCCCTGCGGGCCGTGCCCCTGGGATCGGCGCTCACCGTCGAACCCGGCGGCCAACTGGAGCTCAGCTCACCGCCCGCCGCCTCGCTGATGGAATGCATGGGCACGGTCTCCGCCGATCTGGAGTCCGTCCGTGCCGTTCTCGCCGAGGACGGCCTCGGGCTCGTCGGCATCGGCCACGATCCCTGGCACACGCCGCACAGGTTCCTGCGCGAGCCGCGTTACGACGCCATGGAGACGTGCCTGGACCGCACCGGTCCGGCCGGCCGCCACATGATGTGCGCCACGGCCTCCGTGCAGGTGTGCGTGGACGCCGGCCACGACGGATCCGGCGTCTTCGGGCACCGGCGACGCTGGTGGCTGGCCCACCAGCTGGGCGCTGTCCTGGTTGCCGCGTTCGCCAACTCCCCGCTGGCCGGCCGGGAGCCCACGGGCTGGATGTCCACCCGGCAGCTGAGGTGGACACAGATTGGGGCCGGCCGCGCGGGTGCTCCCCCGCTGGGCGGCGATCCCCGGTCCGCCTGGGCACGGCACGTGCTGGACTCGCCGGTGATGTGCGTGCGCCGGGACCACGGGCCCTGGGTGGTTCCCGACGGGCTCACCTTCCGGCAGTGGGCCCGTTCCCGGTCGCCCCGGCCGCCGACCCGGGCGGACCTCGACTACCACCTCACCACCCTGTTCCCGCCGATCCGGCCGCGCGGCCACCTGGAACTACGGATGATCGACGCGCAGCCCGGCGAAGACGGCTGGATCGTGCCGCTCGCGGTGACGGCGGCACTGTTCGACGATCCGGAGGCGACCGAAGCGGCGTACCGGAGTGTGAAGCCGCTCGCCGAGCGGACCCTGGACCTCCCCGCCCCGCACAATCCACTGTGGACCGGTGCGGCCCGCCGGGGTCTCGCCGATCCGGACGTCCGCGAGGCCGCCACCGCCTGTTTCGCGGCGGCGCTGCGGGCATTACCACGGCTCGGGGCCACCCGCGAAGTCACCGACGCCGTAGCGGCGTACCGGGACCGCTACGTCGTCCGGGGCCGCTGCCCCGCAGACGACCTGCTGGACGGAGTGCGCTCAACGAACCGTTCCCCGTCCCGGCCCGGCCCCACCACCGGGGGCACCCCCGTTGCCCGCGGCAGGAAGGACATCCGCACATGA
- a CDS encoding type II toxin-antitoxin system PemK/MazF family toxin: MSTFIEENIPGRQGPHATVEADPREVGRVRTEYSPAHDGDPDPGEIVWTWVPFEENDGRGKDRPVLVVAREAAGTVLAVQLSSKQHDGDREWVAIGSGPWDRSGRDSWVDVDRVLRLHEEGMRREACALDRMRFDLVRRRLHERYGWT, from the coding sequence GTGAGCACGTTTATCGAAGAGAACATCCCCGGCCGCCAGGGCCCGCACGCCACCGTCGAGGCCGACCCGCGCGAGGTCGGCCGGGTGCGCACCGAGTACTCCCCAGCCCATGACGGCGACCCGGACCCCGGGGAGATCGTGTGGACCTGGGTGCCCTTCGAGGAGAACGACGGCCGGGGCAAGGACCGCCCGGTGCTGGTCGTCGCCCGGGAGGCGGCCGGAACCGTCCTCGCCGTACAGCTCTCCAGCAAGCAGCACGACGGGGACCGGGAGTGGGTCGCCATCGGCAGCGGACCGTGGGACCGCTCTGGCCGGGACTCGTGGGTGGACGTGGACCGTGTGCTGCGGCTCCACGAGGAGGGCATGCGACGCGAGGCGTGCGCGCTGGACCGGATGCGCTTCGACCTCGTTCGCCGGAGGCTGCACGAGCGCTACGGCTGGACCTGA
- a CDS encoding dynamin family protein: MALLGAFSSGKSFLLSGLQGGLELVEVPTADGHTADKFVGLLPSSPVPTTACPATVVPVDGQSSFDASGTGYLRVRFTDSGEAGWEDVGNSPAPSVVAAYAVQDADVTDRLRPHRGREVAELEIMLASAKLPAKLYDLPGYGSPNPVHDMIVRAAMADADCFMYVSHASRTLSERDLDLIRFLYDHYLLSGKRVVWVVTAIDAAANLDLRNIPEWRATVARNNAYLRDNFKLANGQPDLGFIGEGFLPVSPALEARADKLGAEGAEAAAQRQRAESRMETLRQSIEDLISTGTGARHIAAVAMEARILMTPRHQALAVRLRAERLEIDELKELLKSERQQLELLHTALPRMREDLERKLHNRITRTASPFARLSAHLHAELDEVIRATDLNRPTKANQIQVSKAQALRTWIEAPAGPATLWTEEFEGFKKDLVQAVDQVFGDKDLAGRLPDFVLDVNSLSLPKQSRRSTTRHDVVQRAAALLGIVTPVAASGGWLYGLAAAGTLFPPAGLVAGVAALVYIGVQRRKGRISSLQVLQDEWISAMDDEVAAIKEQFTLATGIQGTDVIDHLMDNLAQYREQLEQSRERISERITNPENQVRQGLIDQLEPLCAEAHVLVESLRALEVL; encoded by the coding sequence GTGGCGTTGCTGGGTGCCTTCTCCTCGGGCAAGAGCTTCCTGCTCAGCGGCCTGCAGGGCGGGCTTGAGCTGGTCGAGGTACCGACCGCCGACGGTCACACGGCGGACAAGTTCGTGGGCCTTTTGCCCTCATCCCCCGTTCCCACCACGGCGTGTCCCGCCACTGTGGTTCCGGTGGACGGCCAGTCCAGCTTCGACGCTTCGGGCACTGGCTATTTGCGGGTGCGTTTCACCGATTCCGGCGAGGCCGGGTGGGAGGACGTGGGGAATTCCCCGGCTCCCTCTGTGGTCGCGGCGTATGCGGTTCAGGATGCGGATGTGACCGATCGACTCAGGCCTCACCGCGGACGTGAGGTGGCCGAACTCGAGATCATGCTCGCCAGTGCCAAGCTTCCGGCGAAGCTCTACGACCTGCCCGGCTATGGTTCCCCGAATCCGGTCCACGACATGATCGTCCGAGCCGCGATGGCCGACGCGGACTGCTTCATGTACGTGTCGCATGCCAGCCGTACCCTCTCGGAACGAGACCTTGACCTGATCCGCTTCTTGTACGACCACTACCTGTTGTCGGGGAAACGGGTGGTGTGGGTGGTCACCGCCATCGATGCGGCAGCGAATCTCGACCTCCGGAACATCCCGGAGTGGAGGGCGACGGTCGCCCGCAACAACGCCTACCTGCGGGACAATTTCAAGCTGGCGAACGGCCAGCCGGATCTCGGCTTCATCGGTGAAGGCTTCCTGCCTGTCTCCCCCGCTTTGGAAGCACGTGCGGACAAGCTTGGCGCAGAGGGAGCGGAGGCCGCGGCACAGCGGCAGCGTGCCGAGAGCCGTATGGAGACACTACGCCAGTCGATCGAGGATCTGATCAGTACCGGGACCGGTGCCCGACACATCGCCGCCGTGGCGATGGAGGCACGGATCCTCATGACCCCGCGGCACCAAGCGCTTGCCGTGCGGCTGCGCGCCGAACGCCTTGAGATCGACGAGCTCAAGGAGTTGTTGAAGAGCGAGCGGCAGCAACTGGAGCTCCTGCACACGGCATTGCCGCGCATGCGCGAGGACCTTGAGCGCAAACTCCACAACCGCATCACGCGGACCGCTTCCCCCTTCGCCCGCCTGTCCGCCCATCTCCATGCCGAGCTGGACGAGGTCATCAGGGCCACGGACCTCAATAGGCCCACCAAGGCGAACCAGATTCAGGTGTCGAAGGCCCAGGCGCTCCGTACGTGGATCGAAGCGCCTGCCGGTCCGGCGACGCTGTGGACCGAGGAGTTCGAGGGTTTCAAGAAGGACCTGGTCCAGGCGGTGGACCAGGTTTTCGGCGACAAGGATCTCGCGGGGCGGCTTCCGGACTTCGTTCTTGACGTGAACAGCCTCTCGCTTCCCAAGCAAAGCCGGCGTTCGACCACCCGCCACGACGTGGTCCAGCGCGCGGCTGCGCTGCTCGGCATCGTCACACCCGTCGCAGCCAGCGGGGGCTGGTTGTACGGTCTGGCTGCGGCCGGCACGCTCTTCCCGCCCGCCGGCCTTGTCGCTGGGGTCGCCGCCCTGGTCTACATCGGTGTTCAGCGCCGGAAAGGCCGGATCAGTTCCCTGCAAGTTCTCCAGGACGAGTGGATCAGCGCAATGGACGACGAAGTCGCCGCGATCAAGGAGCAGTTCACGCTCGCTACGGGTATTCAGGGAACCGATGTCATCGATCATCTGATGGATAATCTGGCGCAGTACCGGGAGCAGCTCGAACAGTCCCGCGAGCGCATCAGCGAACGCATCACGAACCCGGAGAACCAGGTCCGGCAGGGCCTCATCGACCAGCTCGAACCGCTTTGCGCCGAAGCACACGTTCTCGTCGAGTCCCTCCGGGCTCTGGAGGTGCTATGA